A stretch of DNA from Takifugu flavidus isolate HTHZ2018 chromosome 13, ASM371156v2, whole genome shotgun sequence:
CTTGTTTAAGGGTGCCGCCAAGTCTCTGTTATTTCCATGGAGgtaattttctccttttttgttcAACATCTAAATGTAGCCTTTGATTTTAGAGCATTGACGTCCAACAGGAGAAAccagaaacacatgaaaatTCATTAGCTTACGCAGGGAGACGGATCAAAATGAGGCTCAGAGGTCTTAACGACTGGTCCAACATCTGAACATGGTCCTGATGAGATGATGGTGGGATGTCCTcccagagctggaagagagaacAATAGGTGGGGCAGTCTGTCACAGAAATGTGTTCTTCATCCAGCAACTGTAGATACTCAAACTGAACCCTCACTGGCTCCCTCATGGACAGTTTGGACAGAATCATTACATGTGACCTGCTGGAGGATGTCTGTAGTGGACTTGTCCATCTTCTGGTGGACTGGCCCATCTCCTGGTGGACTGACCTATCTCCTGGTAGACTGGTCCGTCTCCTAGTGGATTGGTCTGTCTCCTAGTGTACTGGTTTGTCTCCTGGTATACTGGTCCATCTCCTGGTGTACTGGTCTATCTCCACATTGTTGTGTGGGCTGCAGAAACCTCATGCTGCCCCTGGTGTTGAGGGCGAAATGGCCTGTGTCCACCACCTTCAGATCCACGTGGTTGATCTAGGTTGTCTTGATAGTTGCCTttctttcagctgctgcctggctcaTTTGTACATCAGCAGGTGAAGCTGTTGTCTGGAAATGGACATTTTCAGATCCTGGAcatttgtttgatgtgtttatAAAAAGTAAACGAGTGTCACATTTCTTTTGTAGTTTAATTTTGGGTCAAATCTGTGTCTGACGTGTCTCTGAGGTTTTTCTCTCTCTAGTTTATGTTTGTTGTCACTGGTCCGCGTCTGTGGTTATACTGGTCACACCTGGCTGGCGTTGGTTTCCATCGTGGCTCTTTGTCCTGGTCCCCATttgatgttctttttttcaGAAAGCATGCCTTCTGCTCATCTCTGTCCTTCCCTCTCCTACCTATCACTGATCATGGATCTGCTCCCGCTGCAGGTGAGCCATACAGGAATGccctcattcatttacaagcaGAGCACTGTGGTTGGCTCACAGGCGGAGCACTCTGGGATGAGGACCTATTACTTCAGCGCCGATACCCAGGAGGACATGAACACATGGCTTAAGGCCATGAACGAAGCAGCGAAGATGCAGAACCGCAATGAGGCGACAATCAAGTGAGGACACACACTCTACCAGGGTAGAACTTTGGTCAGATTTTGATTTTGGATGTTCTTTTTCCAGCAGATCGTCGAACACCTTTGGCAGGCCCAACATGCTATCGCAGCACGCTGTCCCGCAGACCAACCATGTCAGCGCCAACACCATCAACACCCCACACTTGGAAAACACCAGACCCATCCATGAGGTTCTACTGGAGCCCATACAGCACGACAAAGTGGACTGCTGTAGCCTCCGCAAAGACTCTCCTGTGGCTGACATGTTTGAACAGCCCAGTGTCACCCTGGAAATGGACACCCACCTGTCCCTACCTACCACCTCTACACAGTCAGCCTTCCAACAGACCGACAGTTTATCCGTCTCGGCGCCTGTGTCGAGGATCCCGTCTCGGGCACCTTCTCGTGGTGCCTCTACACTGCCCTCTGGTGTTTGCTTGAGGAACGGCTTGGTGTCTGCGCCCAGCCCCATCCTGGAGCCCAATGGCATCGCAGCAGGGACCTATCAGAGGGGTCCCAATCTGGCCCCTGCTGactgtcagcagcagctgaagaggagAAGCACCCTGGACCAGGTGGAGCAATGGATCCAGGTCCAGAAGGCTGACAGCAGAGGGTGGTGCTCCTTCtttcatttgacatttttcatAGTTTTGAACAGATTTACAGTTTTcacaataaatattttgtaGTTCAAGAAGAATATATGTTTAAACAGTCTCTGCCTCTTACCCCATCTAGTGACAACACCCTCCCTCGTCGTACGCCACCAACGCAGCACAAGTTCACCACTCTGGACACATACCAAACTCCTCCGAGAACCCCTCGGCAGAGCCCCCCTCCTGCTAGACTCGGTGAGTACAAGTACGCCCAGGACCGCCTCAGCCATTTCCGCCTCACACCTGAACAGGGCGCCAGCGGCTCTAACACCGTCCTGCAGCTGTATGAGTGGCAGCAGCGTCATCAGTTCCGTCACGGAAGCCCCACGGCACCGCTCTATACTCCGGCGCCAGAGTACCCATTTGGACCCCGTCCTCCCGCCACcgtgcccccctcctcctcagccccTCGAATTGAAGGACAACCGCGCTGTGTTTCGGTACCGCCTTCCTCTGCAGACCACCCCCCGCCGGGACCTCCACCTGGGACCAGAACGCTCTCGCCCACCCGCAGGCCACACACCCCTGCTGAACGGCTGACGGTTCGGCCGGTGGAGGAGCGGACGGTGGTGGACCTGCCTTTCACTGTCTCACCCCGCAGGAGCAAATCTCAGCTGCTGAAGGTAAAATATGGATGACGGATTATTAAAGATTACTAAAGAATGGACAACTTTCTTTTACAGGGAAGGACACATTCTCTTCATCCATCCTCCTGTCCTTCCAtccacctgtctctctgccCCCATCTCTCTGTCCACCAGTCTCTCTTTCCCCCCATATCTGTCCACCTATCTCTTTGTCCACCTATCTCTCTGCCCCCCATCTCTCATTccacccacctctctctctccccacccGCGTCTCTCCACCCGTCTCTCTctatctgcctgtctctctgtccacctgtcttTCTGTCCACCCATGTCTCTGtccacccgtctctctgtcctcgtgtctgtctgtccacccgTCTTTCTCTACCTGCCTCTCTGTCCATGCATCTCTCTATCTACCTGTCTTTCTCCACCCGTGTCTCTGTCCATTCCTCTCtccccacctgtgtctctgtccaccGGTctctctgtccacctgtctgtctgttcacCCATCTCTCTGTCTACCTGTCTCTTCAGGGTATCTTTTCTCAGAGTCTCCGGGATGACTCATGTCTAGATCCCCACCCACTCTTCGTCCAACAGATGATAACTGTTTTTATCAAGGTTGTGTAAAAGCTTCTGTTGGTGAAAACAATTCTGGCCAATGGTGATGTGGACTCGCTGTGTGTTGAAGCTCCTCCCACTGAGACCTGTCTGTTTTCAGGCCACGACGCTTGAGAGACACTCGATGCCATCTGGTTACATCACACACACCGTCAGTGCTCCCAGCCTCCATGGTAAAACGGTACGTCAGCACTGAACCACCCGAAGGCTGAAATCTGCTTTGGGGCGTATGCGTAAACCTCTTCAGGCGTCAGTCGGAGCAGAGGCTTTTGTGTGAATGGACCCTTGCAGGACGTTTCCTGTGCTGCTTCACTCTCTCATCAGCTCGCTCTCATCCTCTTGAGTTGACTTGATCATCTTTGTATCTGCCTGGTTTTGATTCGCACCTTCTGGTGCCTCACAGCCGGAGGAGCTGACCCTGCTGCTCATTCAGTTGCGGCGCCATCGGGCCAAGATGGCCTCTGCACGGCAGGAAATGTTAGCCCAGCTGGGGAAGTTTGACCCCACCGAAGAACCTTACCACCATGTTCCCAGCGACACCACTGCTAGCAGCCCCTTCCTCTGCTCCGCCCCTTCTTCTGTGTCCCATCTCAGCCGGCTGGGCCCATCTTCTCCCCTTCGATCTTTTAACACCAAGGTGGGGGCCTGCCTCTCCGCCCACTGCTCATTTTATCATTGGTTGATTGAGGTTGCCACTCAGTTTTAAACATGTATTCCAGTAAGATGGTTAAATTAGATGACTTTTAAGACATTGTTCTTGGTTCTCTGAGAATAAACCCCACAATAATTCTGGTTctgtgtgacagcgcccccttcaggagcactttaaacatttctgAACTCTGAGGTCATCATCCAGCATCTCTGGGTGTTTACACTCACTGAATGTTTTCACTATGGGAGCCAatgaggttctctcaagctcgccacttcctgttgagccTTTACTCCGGTATGGAGTCAAACTTCTACCCAAAAGCATGGGTGAACCAGTGGCAACCTCCAGCCATCAGTCTCCGTCTTCCTGTGGTTTTGTCCGTCTGTGAGCCCGGCTGCCAACATAGAACCACCAGCCTTTCTTCatgtgctgttgttgctgttccGTTTCCCTCTCGTGCTAAACGCCATCTGCAGGAATGAGGCGCACGGCCACCTGTGGGTGTGTTGCTCGATTTAGTCTTCTGATTGGTGAATCTGAGTCTGCTTTCTGTCATGTGAGCTGAATTACGGCTCTAAGAAGATGATGGACTGTCACTGTTTCTATGCGACTGCTGGTTCTGATGCATGTTGGCGTTAAGCTTGAGGATGTTTCTGTCCTCTTGCAGGCTGATGACACCTACATGCAGCTGAAGAAGGACTTGGAGTATCTCGACCTGAAGGTGAGACTTCAGTTTGTCTTGCCGGTGTCTCACCATTGTCTCACTGCTGCTGGACTGTAGAATTAACAGAGATGTTCTCACACACTAAAAACCAAACAACCGCTGATTTCTAACTGCggctctcttcttctgttgaCTCTGACTCTTAGATCAGAGCTCTAGAGCCCCTGATCGTGGTGGTTCACAGTTTGCTACTGCACTGCACTGCTGGGCCTCTCAGGCCTGTCATGAATGTAAGCCGCatgtgtgcgtacgtgcgtgtcCCCTGAATGTTACAGATAACGTGTAGCACATCTGTGGTCATGCACGTGGCTCAGACTGCATGTGTGTTGTCTGTATGAGTTCTGGAAAATCATCCCATTTCTTCCAGCACGGCAGTAAAGACAGTCTTATCTCCATGGCAATGCTGATGTTCATGGGGGGCTCGGCAGTGCATGTGTAGTGGCTGTAGTCAGGTGGTTGAAAAGCCAGCAGCTTCTACCATTGTCTCTGAAACGCTGCACCAAGAACATGACATCACCTTTAAAAGTTCAAGCCGCTGAAATCTGAATTTGTCACTGTGACTCTGGCCTTTGACTTGCCCTCAGACCTGACCTTTGCCTTGTCTTCAGACCTCTGACCTAACCTTTGACTTGacctctgctgcaccaggaagagaaaacagtTGTGTTCAGAGGAGACGTCAGACCAGAACTCTGAAGTCCATTTGTCCTCGTGTCCATTACCATTTCATTCTTTATGGCACTGGCTGAGTTTCTGTGCCAAAGCTGCTTGTGTTGTCACCTTGACCAACGACTACACAGGCCATCACACTTGCAGCCTCAGCTCTTGGATTGTGCACGAAAAAAATTGAAAGTGGTGtatttctgtctgcaggtagCAGGAACTCAGGTTCTGAAGGAGGCGGGGAAACCTGTAAGAGTTGCAGAAAGTGATGTGGACGTGAGTCCTTCAATGTCTTTCACATGTCCTTCACATGTTGACCTCAATATGATGCTCATGGCCTTTCAAATCCCACCAAAACTCAAAttacctttattttcattttgtgaaCTGTTGCTGGAGATGTTCTTGACATGTTTCCAAATgtttggtcacatgacaaacTGCTGATCCTGCTGTCACATCTGAGCTTCAGCATGATAAATTAGCACAGATTAATTAGGAGAGATTACAGATGGTAATTAACCTTTTAGGTTGGGTCTCACCCCCGTAATGAACTCAGTCACAGCAGTAAATGGGGGGCTGTGACACTTCAAATTAGGGTCAGACATCTTCAAACAGACACGCTCAGGTGCAAACACACTTGTGGCGCAACAAACGCGATCAGATCTGAACCTCTGTGTCCCCCTACAGGTCAAGTTGAGCCGCTTGTGTGAGCAGGACAAGATCCTGAAGGACCTGGAGCTCAAGATCAGCTCCCTGAAGGAGGACAAGGTAAGTTTTTGAATTGATGCGATTCAAGTATGAGGGACAGCTTAGGTGGACTAACTGCTGGTCCTTTTGTCTCCTGGGTGACTCCACCCCTTTAGGACAAGCTGGAGCGTGTGCTGGATTTATCCCGCCAGCAGATGGAGCAATACAGAGAGCAGCTGGGCCACAGCCAGAAGATAGCCTaccagcagaggctgctgcaggaagatcTCGTAGCCATCAGGGCCCAAATATCACGTGTATCCACGGTATGAACACTAATTAACTTGATTGATAATCGGCATCTGTTCTGGAAGTAAGTACAGCAGCATTGTGTTCTTGTGCTCTTGTAAACCTCACACAGGAGATGACGCTGGCCTGGAACGAGTACAGCAGACTGGAGAGAtctgtggagcagctgagagcagctctgcagaccCAGTTGAACCACAGCGCCGCCCTTCAGGTGAGATCTGGTACTGCAGTCGTGAAACGCTGCGGCTGCTGATTTCAGGCATTCTGAGTGAACACATGAGTCACGTTGTCATCTGCAGAAGAGCGAGCTGAAGCGTGAGCTGTGGCGGATCGAGGACGTGTTGGCCGGACTGAGCGCCAGCAAAGCCAACTACAGGATCACCATTGACTCTGTTCAGAACCCAGGTTGGTTTCTCCGGTACGCAATGCTCAGTCATCAGGTCAACATGTTTTTAGAAGTTGGAGGTCATCATCGTGAATGTAGGGGTCTCTGGGTTTGGTGCATTAACCCTGTTAACCACAGTCTTGTCCAGAAGTGATCTAGAGGCGGGGCCACAGCAATAAGACCCGGCCAACACATCAGTGATCACACGTCTGTTGTAGCTCGATGACGTCTCGCATGGCTTTGTCCAACAGAGAGGAAATTTGTGCCTTCGATGTCTGACCTGACCGTGCCTTCTCAGAGCGTGGAGGTCCAACCTCCACTTTGCACCTCCGACTTTCTGTCCACTCACCACAGCAGTGCTGTGATGACAGTGGTGAGTTTCTTTACTCTCTTGAAGGACAGTTCTTGTTTCTATTAACAGACGGTTTCTTTCCAAACACTCCTCAGTCCGAGGATATAGCCCCGCCCAGGCCACCACTGCCTCGTTTCTATGACTACGGTGATATGCCCCCTGCAGTCCCACCCCTCCCCAAAGAGGCCTCAGTCATTCGTCACACGTCGGTGCGAGGGCTGAAACGCCAgtcagatgagaggaggagggaccGGGAGAGCGGGCAGTACGTTGCTAATGGAGACGCTAAGGTTTGATGGTCTTCAGTCGAACGTTGAGACGTTTTATCAAATAGAATCTGAACCTGTTTGTGGTTTTAGTCGGAGCTGCGATCTTACCTTAGTGAACCCGAGCTGCCAGGAAAGATCCACCACAACACCGACACGGAGTACCAGCATTTACAGAGCAAAGGTCAGAAGAGAACAGGAAGTATAACCAACACGGATGTTTTTATATGTCAGTGTGTTCAATaggattttattgttgacataTAAGGATATTATTCTGATACAAAATGTGTTGCTGATTCTTTTTTCAATTCAGCTTCGTTTTCTGAGGAGCGTCAgtccacctctgtctcctcttaCGTCACACTGAGGAGAGGTCCAGGAAACTCTGCCTCCAGGGTAtgtccaaacaggaagtcagctcTGGATTTGCTGCAGAATTTTGAATTTTGTTTATTGTTGGTCTTGCTAAGGACAAAACatcctgttttgtttctttgttttctcctgtcCTCATACAGGAACGACCTCACAGTGCTTTAGATCTTCAGCTTTCCTCAAGTGAAGGTCTGCAGCCTCGAGGCCGCATGAcggcagaggagcagctggagcggATGAAgcgccaccagagggcgcttgTTCGCGAGCGTAAGAGGAACTTGAGCCAGGGTGACCACTCCTGCCtgtccacctccaccagccggcgctcctcctcttcctccagactgCCCTCGAGCACTTCTGACCCTCCGGTGGCTGTACGttaccccacccccccacgtaGCAGCAGTCATCACAGGGAGCAACACCTACACCGCCACTGCTGCTACGCAACAATCCAGCCCCCAGATACATAATCAGCTAGCAgggatgctaacatgctaactgtAATTCTGTCTTATGTGTGTATTGAATGGTTGTTAATGTTAGCACTAACAAACTAAAGACTGTGGCAGGTCGGCTAGCTGGTAACGCTTTTGTAATATTGCCAGATACAAACGAGCACAGACGAATGCTGGGAATTCTTGGATGGTTTGGACTTGGTCTTGTCTCTTAAAGGGCAAGGACACACCAACCCCGTTTGAGCCAAATTACGTTAAACACAGGTGTATTTATACCTCTTGGAAAGACCACAGCTGACCTAATCTGCACCCACTCCGCAGGAGTAGGTGGGGCTAACCTGGGTTCATACTCCAGAAAAGGGAATTGCTAATCAAAAGCAGGAATTAGATAAGATTCCAGAAATATGAGGTGCTATCAGTGACTGTTTTGTCCTCTTGATGTCACTGTTTACCTGATTTTATTGCTCCTAAAGAGGCTAATTGCTAACGCCAATGAACCAGGCTCCGCCTGATTGGGTGGGCGTGTCCCTGCCCTGAATGTCTGTGGGTGTCTGTGACAACACCGCCCTCTGGGGGGCCCTCACTGACACAATTCTGAATGTAAACCAAAACGGAAGGGCCCACAGATGTACATCTGGTGTAAGTgtacaattttatttatttactgaggGATATTTTCAGTACACAATTGTACAGATATATTTTGTAGAGTTTCTGtattcagaggaaaaaggaacaTTCAGGttgatgaaatgaaagaagCTGAAAATCATGatcatttctcattttcttctcatttcatGTACTCATTCGTTTACAAATGAGAAGTGCCTTGGTTTATGATTAATTTATTCTTTGTTCCAAGCTGACATTAATCACTTCCACAGTGAAAGCTGTTCTTTAACAGCAGATCTCATTTTTAACTGAATTCTTTGACATTTGTTGCCGAATGAGAAAGGCTTCCTgttctcttttgtgttttcaggacagactgctaatgatgctaaccTGCACAGCTAAAAGAGTAATGGTTTGAAATGTCAGTCTTCCAAGAAGACAAACTCATGACTGCTGTGATTAGACTACACTTCCCAGAATTCCCTGAGTTGCTTTTGCCAcatgtaaatgtagttttcacCAGCATATAGATGCGTTTACATGGTTTTAAATGTGAGCTTTGGCCTTCCACCGAGTATGATTGTGGATTTTTAAGGCAGAAAATCAGATGTGAAGTTTGAAGAAAGTGTAGATTTGAAGTCTTTACTGTTCCTCTGGTTCTCTTGATTTCTGCATTGCAAATAATCAAGACAGATACAGGAGATGCAATAAAGAGCAGTGGATGACTTCATCACGGGCTTTATTTTAGAAGGAGCTCTAGATTTCGAGAAAACAGATTAAGGCTAATCTGAGATTTGAGACATTTGTGGAAGGTTGAGACCTTCCACAACTGGTAGAAACAGAAGGTTGAtttagtttttcatttttcctggAGCAAAAGTCACTTTTGAAGATTTGTGGTTGTAGAACTGGTTCTCGTGATGCCCCCATATTTCTTCAGAACTAAGATAACAAAATAGTtttggagagaaaaagaagTAAAGTAGAAAAAATGATTACCTAAATCAATGAGATGATTTGCACATGTAGATAATTTAATCTGGACAATAAAGACTTTCTGTTTGTGAAagcttctctctgctcttttctaacctgggtggatggatgttgggtagatggatggatgacgggtGTTTCTCTGATTCACATCAAGGCCGCTATCCTCCaatcagctcctgctgctggatttaCAGGATGCCTGCATGGCTTTGGTGAATGATTACTCACAAGTAACaagcacactcacacatgcaagcACAACTTTATCTAAAGTGAACAGTTTAGTGTTTGTCTTCCTCGAGCTGCagcacactgagctgcaggtgcatcatttcagtttttaaatgttatttttatattCTGATTTTGATCGTTTTAACATCAGGACATGGAGTCAACACAAGCTCTGCAAACTGTTATGAAAAGTCAGTCTTCTGAAATTATGTCATTGATCTAAAGATTCCTGGGAATATTATACTATATTACACTTCAACTGTGTAAAATTGTGCAGGTGCTGTTTCTGTTATAAATGAAAAGTCGTTTTCAGGAAGAACCAATAAAATCACAGAATCATGGCATCTCTGCCCCTCTGCAGGTGTTTGATTTGCAGGAGCATTTCTGGGTGGATGGACACATTGAAGAAGGCTGGAATGTAGCAAGTGGGAGGGGCCAGCCAAAGGCCCCTCCCACTCATCTACGAGAGATGGACTTGGAGCCTGTGGACTATGACCTGGACATCAGCCGAGAGGTAGAACCTCAGTTAGAAGAAGAGTAGCTGCTGAGGAGGCTATTGTAACTGACTTGTGTTCCCCACGTGCAGCTTTCCAAACCACAGAAGGTTCCCATCCCAGAGCGTTACATCGAGTCCGACTCTGAGGAGCCCCCGAGTCCAGAGGAGTTGGAGAAACGCTGGCAACGCACTGAGCGCATCAAAAACCTCCTGGCCAGATCCAGGTAACAGGTTACTTTTACTGAGTTCTGCTGGGTTCTTCGACACTAACTGCGGTTCTGCCCACCCCACTTTCTTCATCAGTGTTCAGAACCTTCAACCTTGTGCAACGCTGGACTTCTCCGAGCTTTGTTTGGttcttcagcagcaggaaagGATCATGAACGTGTCTCAGGTTCTGGCTTCAGAGGCCTCACAGAAGAGCAAACTGGTGGCAGGTCGGTTCCACAATTCATCAATATGATCAAAATAATCAACGCAATTACACACGTTAACCCGACCGAGGACCCAGACCCGAGTCTCTTCCGGGTCACCTTCAACATATTTGAAGTACATGAAGGtaaaacttcctgttttggttGGAGTCAGTTAACGAAGCTCAGTTTGATCCCAGAGCTTTGATCTAGAGGTCGATAAATTATTTGTGAGTaaacccagcagggggcacctCGTGGCTCTGCTGGATGTGGTCTCAACTAACTGGATCTTCCAGGAATAAACAGCTCCTTTTTAATTTTCGAAGATCGACGTTCAAGTAGAGTATAAAAAGGAGGAATGAGCAATAGATCAGAtaaaaaatggtgttttctcGCCTTCAGCCAAAGCTACTGCGGAACACTGAGTCTCAGAACCACCGTGGAACCAGAGGCACCTCCTCATCCCCCAGCTTCTGCAGAACTTCaaatcttttaattttttggtAAATCATGAATAAAAAGTTCTGGTACTTGTCTGTTTTTGGAATGTTCATaaatcacaaaataaaaccTAATAAAGTccattatttcctttatttgagTGTAAATAATCCTAAATACTGATTTTAGACCTTGAACAGAAATGTGAAGATCCGAATTAGATCTGTTGATCAGACGGTTGAACATCAAACTACATGTGGAGGGAGCGTCTCCGTGGTAACATGGAGatttatgtttaaaaatgtcccAAAAGAAAGGCATCTGCATGCAGAGCAGAAAGCATGTGTAGGTACACTGATAGAATCACATTTGGTTCTGAGACCGATGATTGATTTAAAGTTCTGTACAGACAAATTAATAAATGTACAAATGTGGCATTTGTGAAAAAACTGCCTGCTTACAAACATCTATGTTGACTTGACAAAGGTCATTTTGTACGTGTGTTTATGGTTGTGGGTTCCTCTGTCGGCGCTGGCTTCACTCTGCTTTGAGCTTTGCTCTGAGCTCTTGTCctctgcttttgggtcctgctCGTTATCCTGAGGTTCTGTCGCAGACAGTTTGGGCTCGGCTGCTTCGGGCTGAGTGGTGGGTGGGTCTGGAACCGGTTCCGGCTGCAGAAAGATACAAACGCTTCACCATCACCATTTTAACgaaacaaaacagaagacagaggaaaATTTCAGTGTGTCGAGACATCCAGACAGACGGTTCCACACCTCCATCAGGGTTCAGCCCAGCAGCCATTACTGCTGGACCCAGTCTGATTCAGCTCTAGTCACAGAGATCTTCACTTTTGTACTTTACTTGTTGTAAAGTGGGGATGATCTCATTCCTGATGCCTCACCTCGCTGAAACCCAGTCCACAGTGTCTCCGGTTCCGGCCCGAGAGCTTTCCTTCCATGCCCTGCTGGTATTGCATCTCCAGCTCCTCGTTGATCTTCTCATCCTCCGTTCCTGAAGAATAAACAGCGTCACAGCGGGAACGCCAGCCGCCTCATTTCTGTCCTCACATGGACAGATCTGAGCGGCCGGCGTGGAGCAGAGAGGCTGTGTTAATCGCACTGGACATAACCGTTGTGGGTAACAGGCAAAAGAGCTGTAGCCTTAAAAAATCTCTGCTGGAGGCCTCACCACTGCGGACATGCGACGTTGACTTGTGGTCACCGATAACGAGGCGTCCTGTGTGTTCCTTCTGGAAGAAATGGAAACATGACAGTTGTTGGATTCTGGTTTCATGGACTTCACATTCAGACTGTCTTTTTCCAGACTCACCTTCCCTGCGCCCATCAGACGTAGAAACTTTTGCTTCCTTTCATCACTTCCTAGATCTGCCGATGACCAATTTGTAGATCCATCCTACAAAAAAATCGGTGGTCATGTCCAATTCATCAGAAACACCCTGTTCTGGACAATTAAAGGCTCTCGATCATTAACTTTCCAAGTTAATGGTTCCTATTtcaaatcaaagagaaaaatcgACCTCACAATGGTCTCATTTCAACCAGCTTCACGATGATAAATTGCCTTTAATTGTAACTTATATCATGCGTCAAAGGGCAAGGTCTGAAACCTGGTTTACGCAGGTTAACCGCGTTTCAAGCTGCAAACACTTGATGTTTATACCAAGACTCAAATGACAAACTGGTGAATAAATAGAGCGCATGACGTGGTTTACTTGATTCTATGTTTTCTTTCAGAGTTACTGCATGTTAGAAACGAGTAATCATGCTGAACCTGTTAGCCAGCGAGTTAATGGTAATGTAAATTCTCCTTAAATAAAGCAGTGCGTAGATCTTCTAGGTCGTCTTACGTCACTCGGAGATGCGGCTCTTTTAGTTCCGTGTTTGTTCTCCGAAGAACTCATTCTGGACCAAATATATTTCGTTAATTTTGCAAACCAAACAGAAGCTAATTGGTTTTGTCAACAAACGAACGACTCACTACTTCCGGTGTTTTCTTCGTTAGTTTTGGTAACTATTTGTTCTCTGTCGCCCCTGGCGGTTTGCCGTAACATGCCATCAATTTCTGCTAAGCGAACGTTGACACGTTCAGCTAAAACATCCAACGCaatttaaaaagctaaaataaagaaacatAATTTACCGGCATTTCGTGATTTGAAGCCTCCATCCCGATGAGTTTCAGGCGTTTTTTGGCATCTTTTTTATCTGGCGTTGACTTCTTACTGGTCAATTATCCATTGATCAATGAAtggtaacaacaacaacaataataaaagtaCAACCATCACTGGCTAAAATTACCATTTGAATATTTACTTTGCTGATTTCGTTAATCCAaattattattgtaattgttatta
This window harbors:
- the LOC130536246 gene encoding pleckstrin homology domain-containing family A member 7-like isoform X13 — its product is MAAPLGRDSLPGRWSYGVCRDGRVFFIDDDTQTTTWLHPRSGDPVNSGHMIRSDLPRGWEEGFTIEGVSFFINHNQRGSTFRHPLTGQMSAESSDFILQEQSQGGCMMSSTTVSEASTTVTSSTVDSTSKGSRSSSGKVHSFGKRHQSIRRNPNAPVVVRGWLYKQDSSGMRLWKRKWFVLADFCLFYYKDSREETVLGSIPLPSYVVSAVGADDHISRKFAFKVSHTGMPSFIYKQSTVVGSQAEHSGMRTYYFSADTQEDMNTWLKAMNEAAKMQNRNEATINRSSNTFGRPNMLSQHAVPQTNHVSANTINTPHLENTRPIHEVLLEPIQHDKVDCCSLRKDSPVADMFEQPSVTLEMDTHLSLPTTSTQSAFQQTDSLSVSAPVSRIPSRAPSRGASTLPSGVCLRNGLVSAPSPILEPNGIAAGTYQRGPNLAPADCQQQLKRRSTLDQVEQWIQVQKADSRGDNTLPRRTPPTQHKFTTLDTYQTPPRTPRQSPPPARLGEYKYAQDRLSHFRLTPEQGASGSNTVLQLYEWQQRHQFRHGSPTAPLYTPAPEYPFGPRPPATVPPSSSAPRIEGQPRCVSVPPSSADHPPPGPPPGTRTLSPTRRPHTPAERLTVRPVEERTVVDLPFTVSPRRSKSQLLKATTLERHSMPSGYITHTVSAPSLHGKTPEELTLLLIQLRRHRAKMASARQEMLAQLGKFDPTEEPYHHVPSDTTASSPFLCSAPSSVSHLSRLGPSSPLRSFNTKADDTYMQLKKDLEYLDLKIRALEPLIVVVHSLLLHCTAGPLRPVMNVAGTQVLKEAGKPVRVAESDVDVKLSRLCEQDKILKDLELKISSLKEDKDKLERVLDLSRQQMEQYREQLGHSQKIAYQQRLLQEDLVAIRAQISRVSTEMTLAWNEYSRLERSVEQLRAALQTQLNHSAALQKSELKRELWRIEDVLAGLSASKANYRITIDSVQNPERKFVPSMSDLTVPSQSVEVQPPLCTSDFLSTHHSSAVMTVSEDIAPPRPPLPRFYDYGDMPPAVPPLPKEASVIRHTSVRGLKRQSDERRRDRESGQYVANGDAKSELRSYLSEPELPGKIHHNTDTEYQHLQSKASFSEERQSTSVSSYVTLRRGPGNSASRERPHSALDLQLSSSEGLQPRGRMTAEEQLERMKRHQRALVRERKRNLSQGDHSCLSTSTSRRSSSSSRLPSSTSDPPVAMDG